From one Methylomonas paludis genomic stretch:
- a CDS encoding YhdP family protein yields MFIYHLTRTTQHVLFWALICIAVLLNTVRFFLVDCSDYRLMLEQKIRATTNIPVHIGKISSRIHNFTSVLVLENIGIETLPDTITPAIQLKEVEIGIDLLQLMLSADPLSATWVTLIGANIDAIRQLDGSFTIKGIPSSDTQPLWLQQGHRYQLLDSHIRFTDLKSQSEPVDFTHIDLVLKNHQQQHEIHVLTDLPEQYGESLRISAQLNGDLFETSHLQGQVYIEGQNLQADALNTADLPAGLTQITGSGDLRLWSDWQDARPVRVSGYLQAQQIRVQNSQDAVMHLDTLQGNVTWQQSQGGWRLAAKEIDIVANSQRWVDGEFYLGQDQQLNWALVIKKLDLQVLAHIAPIFINNPTAQTDWLSAHPSGMLTDFAAFVQADSQKYALQGNFSQLGYQDIKSSSSLQGLSGQISGTENAGRINLTSADVIINTIELFRTPLTVKLLLGSISWWQQTESWQINSKNLVINSPDFQTKTDFDLEIPKNQTSPYLDLHCQIQNFSDISKISNYLPAKIMSKDAVIWLDQAFIAGQIQQGDIVMRGRLADFPFTPEQGEFDALLNMENAEMQFNPDWPHLYQVNTDIHFSGADLLVSINQGNSENVEIKQAIAKITDVANSEYVQVYGQLQSKIQDALVYLHHSPLRKKADPLLKILDFDSQTQIDLDLHLPYYEKDPLRVQVASHLDNASLTLKAPQLKVSNINGVLNFTEDQVSSINLTGKTLGYPIQAQLSNDRIATYLKISGSTSTANLEKQFSFLQDSIGKGMFNYQADVSVPHALNQASTLEISSNLQGVSLEGEDFLSKSADTARLLKLNFQFDNSNLLPLQVHYGDNLNAALLIDTGQNLLHSGHVILGRAEAHTETQAGLHVEINQAEFKLSQAFSSLTGHDSRWPALRELNLDTDQLFWQGQNLGFMHGHFQHINQSWLGEVDSPIAKGKLQIPEQNSSSEPLKLTMDTINLTAMSALNFNAAEDVITSLPLIDIDSKQVLWRTVNLGKLKLQTERINNGLHFKKIKFSGAEKDIEFSADWVKQLHGSTTLISGSLSMNGFGQFLSELGFSQDIKETHAELDFTGGWNAAPQQFGMEKLNGQLHIKLNNGRIASIEPGVGRLLGLIAMEQWAKRLSLDFSDIYRQGLAFDQISGDFKITNGVAYTDNMLIDAVSAKMKVVGTTNLVEKTVNHQVAVIPKSSGALPIAGTIVDSVAEIITNVVMDDYKEGYFFGSEYQITGRWGEISVIPINERDGLLKKTWRGLTDFGWLN; encoded by the coding sequence TTGTTTATTTATCACCTGACCCGTACCACGCAGCATGTTCTGTTCTGGGCATTAATTTGCATTGCCGTGCTATTGAACACGGTACGGTTTTTTTTAGTGGATTGCAGCGATTACCGGCTTATGCTGGAACAAAAAATTCGTGCCACCACCAATATACCAGTGCATATCGGCAAAATCAGCAGTCGTATACATAATTTCACGTCGGTGCTGGTGCTGGAAAATATCGGCATCGAAACGCTGCCCGACACCATCACTCCAGCCATACAACTTAAAGAAGTTGAAATCGGTATCGACTTACTGCAATTAATGTTGAGTGCTGATCCGCTATCTGCTACCTGGGTAACCTTGATCGGTGCCAACATCGATGCCATACGCCAGCTGGACGGCAGTTTCACCATCAAAGGCATACCCAGCAGCGATACCCAACCGCTCTGGCTGCAGCAAGGACATCGCTACCAATTACTCGATAGCCACATTCGGTTTACCGATTTAAAAAGCCAGAGTGAGCCGGTCGATTTTACTCATATTGATCTGGTGTTAAAAAACCACCAGCAACAGCACGAAATCCACGTGCTGACCGATTTGCCTGAGCAATACGGTGAATCACTGAGAATTTCCGCCCAGCTCAACGGTGATCTGTTTGAAACCAGTCATCTGCAAGGCCAGGTTTATATCGAAGGGCAGAATTTGCAAGCGGACGCTCTGAATACCGCAGACTTACCGGCAGGCTTAACCCAAATAACCGGCTCCGGCGATTTGCGCCTGTGGAGTGACTGGCAGGATGCCCGGCCTGTCAGAGTAAGCGGCTACCTGCAGGCGCAACAAATCAGGGTACAGAATAGCCAGGATGCCGTCATGCATCTGGACACTCTGCAAGGCAATGTTACTTGGCAGCAATCTCAAGGCGGCTGGCGCTTGGCTGCCAAAGAAATCGACATCGTCGCCAATAGCCAGCGCTGGGTTGATGGTGAATTCTATCTGGGCCAGGATCAACAGCTTAACTGGGCCTTGGTGATCAAAAAACTGGATTTGCAGGTACTTGCCCATATCGCCCCCATTTTCATCAACAACCCAACAGCTCAAACCGACTGGTTATCTGCCCACCCTAGCGGCATGTTGACCGACTTTGCCGCCTTCGTGCAGGCCGACAGTCAGAAATACGCCCTGCAGGGTAACTTCAGCCAATTAGGCTATCAGGACATTAAATCTTCATCCAGTCTGCAGGGTTTGAGCGGTCAGATCAGCGGGACCGAAAATGCCGGACGCATCAATCTTACCAGTGCCGATGTCATAATCAACACAATCGAACTGTTTCGGACACCGTTAACCGTTAAACTCTTACTCGGCAGCATAAGCTGGTGGCAACAGACCGAATCCTGGCAAATCAACAGTAAAAACCTGGTGATCAACAGCCCGGACTTTCAGACTAAAACTGACTTTGACCTGGAAATTCCCAAAAATCAGACTTCGCCCTATCTGGATTTGCACTGCCAGATCCAGAATTTTTCAGACATCAGTAAAATCTCCAACTACCTGCCGGCCAAAATAATGAGCAAGGATGCCGTCATCTGGCTGGATCAAGCCTTTATCGCCGGCCAAATCCAGCAGGGTGACATTGTAATGCGCGGCAGACTGGCTGATTTTCCGTTCACACCTGAACAAGGTGAGTTTGATGCTTTACTGAATATGGAAAATGCGGAAATGCAATTTAATCCGGATTGGCCGCATTTATATCAAGTGAATACCGACATCCATTTCAGCGGTGCCGATTTACTGGTTAGTATTAATCAGGGTAATAGTGAAAATGTCGAAATTAAACAGGCTATTGCCAAAATCACCGATGTCGCCAATAGCGAATATGTCCAGGTCTATGGTCAGTTGCAGAGCAAAATCCAGGATGCCCTGGTTTATTTACACCACAGCCCACTTCGCAAAAAAGCCGACCCGCTATTAAAAATTTTGGACTTTGACAGCCAAACCCAAATTGATCTGGATTTACACCTACCATATTATGAAAAAGACCCGCTGCGGGTACAGGTTGCCAGTCATCTCGACAATGCCAGCTTGACCCTGAAAGCCCCACAATTAAAAGTAAGCAATATCAATGGGGTGCTTAATTTTACCGAAGATCAGGTCAGCAGCATCAATTTGACCGGAAAAACCCTGGGTTACCCCATTCAGGCCCAGCTCAGCAATGACAGAATCGCTACCTACTTAAAAATCAGCGGCAGCACCAGCACGGCCAATCTGGAAAAGCAATTCAGCTTTTTACAGGACAGTATCGGTAAAGGTATGTTCAATTATCAGGCCGATGTCAGCGTACCCCATGCCCTGAATCAGGCCAGCACCCTGGAGATTAGCAGTAATTTGCAAGGAGTAAGCCTGGAAGGTGAAGACTTTTTAAGTAAATCCGCCGACACCGCGCGTCTGCTAAAGCTAAACTTTCAATTTGACAATAGTAATTTACTGCCTTTGCAAGTGCATTACGGCGATAACCTCAACGCCGCCCTATTGATAGACACCGGGCAAAACCTGCTGCATTCCGGCCATGTAATCCTTGGCCGAGCCGAAGCCCATACTGAAACACAAGCCGGCTTGCATGTGGAAATTAATCAGGCCGAATTCAAACTGTCTCAGGCCTTTAGCAGTTTAACCGGGCACGACTCTCGCTGGCCGGCGCTGCGCGAACTTAATTTGGATACCGATCAATTATTCTGGCAAGGCCAGAATCTGGGCTTTATGCACGGCCATTTTCAACATATCAATCAAAGCTGGCTAGGCGAAGTTGACAGCCCAATCGCCAAAGGTAAATTGCAGATACCTGAGCAGAACAGCAGTAGTGAGCCATTAAAGTTAACAATGGACACTATCAACTTGACCGCTATGAGTGCCTTGAATTTCAATGCCGCCGAAGATGTCATCACCAGCCTGCCGTTAATTGATATAGACAGTAAACAAGTGCTGTGGCGCACCGTTAACCTGGGTAAATTAAAACTGCAAACCGAACGCATCAACAATGGTCTGCATTTCAAAAAAATCAAATTCAGCGGTGCCGAAAAAGACATTGAATTTAGTGCCGACTGGGTCAAACAACTGCATGGCAGTACCACACTGATCAGCGGCAGCCTGAGTATGAACGGGTTTGGTCAGTTTCTGTCGGAACTGGGTTTCAGCCAGGATATCAAGGAAACCCACGCTGAACTGGATTTTACCGGGGGCTGGAATGCTGCGCCCCAACAGTTTGGCATGGAAAAATTGAACGGCCAATTACACATTAAACTGAATAATGGCCGCATCGCCAGCATAGAGCCGGGCGTGGGACGTTTGCTGGGTTTAATTGCAATGGAACAATGGGCCAAACGGCTAAGCCTGGATTTTAGTGATATTTACCGGCAGGGCCTGGCATTTGATCAGATTAGCGGTGATTTTAAAATCACCAACGGCGTTGCCTATACCGATAATATGCTGATTGATGCCGTCTCCGCTAAAATGAAGGTAGTCGGCACCACTAATCTGGTCGAAAAAACCGTGAATCATCAGGTTGCCGTGATCCCCAAGAGTTCCGGTGCCTTACCCATTGCTGGTACAATTGTGGATAGTGTTGCGGAAATTATTACCAATGTGGTCATGGATGATTACAAAGAAGGTTATTTTTTCGGTTCGGAATATCAAATCACCGGGCGCTGGGGCGAGATTAGCGTCATCCCCATCAACGAACGTGACGGTTTATTAAAGAAAACCTGGCGCGGACTAACCGATTTTGGCTGGCTGAATTAA
- a CDS encoding carbon-nitrogen hydrolase family protein, protein MTICAAIQMASGPQVSANLLEAEKLIAEAVKAGAKLVALPENFAIMGMHELDKVKVSEPDGSGPIQDFLAGIAKKYGVWVVGGTIPLAGDAEHKVRAACLVYDDQGQRVARYDKIHLFDVSVPDSNEEYRESDSIEAGQHIRVIDTPFGKLGLAVCYDLRFPEFFRTMSDQNLDMIVIPSAFTAKTGAAHWEVLIRARAIENLCYVIAPNQGGFHKNGRQTYGHSMIADPWGVVLDCYKTGTGFVLADIDKNRLEKTRASFPVLNHRRFFVSQ, encoded by the coding sequence ATGACTATATGTGCCGCCATCCAAATGGCTTCCGGCCCCCAAGTAAGCGCCAACCTCCTCGAAGCCGAAAAACTGATTGCTGAAGCGGTTAAGGCCGGAGCAAAACTGGTGGCCTTACCCGAAAATTTCGCCATTATGGGCATGCATGAACTTGATAAAGTTAAAGTCAGCGAACCTGACGGCAGCGGCCCTATCCAGGATTTTCTGGCTGGTATTGCTAAAAAATATGGCGTCTGGGTAGTTGGCGGTACCATACCGTTGGCGGGCGATGCCGAGCACAAGGTTAGAGCAGCCTGCCTGGTTTATGATGACCAAGGCCAAAGGGTTGCCCGTTATGACAAAATTCATTTATTCGATGTCAGTGTACCCGACAGTAACGAAGAATACCGCGAATCCGACTCGATAGAAGCCGGCCAGCATATCCGCGTCATAGACACGCCGTTTGGAAAACTGGGCCTGGCAGTCTGCTACGATCTGCGCTTTCCGGAATTTTTCCGTACCATGAGCGACCAAAATCTGGACATGATCGTAATTCCCTCCGCTTTTACCGCCAAAACCGGTGCCGCACACTGGGAAGTATTAATTCGCGCCAGAGCCATAGAAAACCTGTGTTATGTGATTGCGCCAAATCAGGGCGGCTTTCACAAAAACGGCCGGCAGACTTATGGTCACAGCATGATCGCTGACCCCTGGGGCGTGGTGCTGGATTGTTATAAAACCGGTACCGGTTTTGTCTTGGCCGATATTGATAAAAACCGCCTGGAAAAAACCCGCGCTTCATTTCCGGTTTTAAACCACCGCCGCTTTTTTGTGAGTCAATAA
- the bamC gene encoding outer membrane protein assembly factor BamC produces MVKKLHYCLICLGLVACAETKDKYRDIKHLEMPPVLAIDRANSTTYASSATSAAATKADDALTATAARQSDKPSNSELSKLILLGGSEQKPVLQLKTRFERAWDLVAHGLRLAEIEVIESNRSSGVFKVNYVANGEGKSRGVLSSMTSFFTDKFSDTEYTLTVDKDQKITGVHAAKVNPDAENPDAFNNDDSASLIKLLHKTIIADLEK; encoded by the coding sequence ATGGTCAAAAAGCTGCACTACTGCCTGATCTGCCTGGGACTGGTTGCCTGCGCGGAAACCAAGGATAAATATCGCGACATCAAGCATCTGGAAATGCCGCCGGTATTAGCCATAGACAGGGCTAACAGCACCACCTATGCATCATCAGCCACATCAGCGGCGGCAACCAAAGCCGACGATGCACTCACAGCCACTGCGGCTCGCCAATCAGACAAGCCCAGCAATAGCGAATTGAGCAAGCTGATTCTGTTAGGCGGTAGTGAGCAAAAACCGGTTCTGCAATTAAAAACCCGCTTTGAACGAGCCTGGGATCTGGTGGCCCACGGTTTACGACTGGCCGAAATAGAGGTGATAGAAAGCAACCGCAGCAGCGGGGTGTTCAAGGTCAATTACGTGGCTAACGGTGAAGGTAAAAGCCGGGGGGTATTGAGTTCCATGACTTCATTCTTTACCGATAAATTTTCCGATACTGAATACACGCTGACCGTGGATAAAGACCAAAAAATCACCGGGGTACACGCAGCTAAAGTCAACCCGGACGCCGAAAACCCGGATGCTTTTAATAACGACGACTCAGCCAGCCTGATCAAACTGCTACATAAAACCATTATTGCCGATTTGGAAAAATAA
- the moaC gene encoding cyclic pyranopterin monophosphate synthase MoaC, whose translation MQNSTLSHFNAAGEAHMVDVGAKAVTQRSAVCEGYITMLPATLALIIAGNHKKGDVLGVARLAGIMASKKAADLVPLCHPLPLTHVDIQLLPQSELQRVYCQTTVKTTGQTGVEIEALLATQISLLTIYDMCKAVDRGMVIAAVRLLEKSGGQSGHWQLTQST comes from the coding sequence ATGCAAAACTCTACACTCAGTCATTTTAATGCCGCCGGTGAGGCGCACATGGTGGATGTCGGTGCCAAGGCCGTTACCCAGCGCAGCGCAGTCTGCGAAGGCTATATCACCATGCTGCCGGCTACTCTGGCGCTGATTATCGCCGGAAATCACAAAAAAGGCGATGTGCTGGGTGTGGCGCGGCTGGCCGGTATTATGGCCAGCAAAAAAGCCGCCGATTTGGTGCCATTATGCCATCCTTTGCCGTTGACCCATGTGGATATTCAACTGCTGCCTCAGTCGGAACTGCAGCGGGTCTATTGTCAGACCACCGTCAAAACCACCGGCCAGACCGGGGTGGAAATCGAGGCCTTGCTGGCTACCCAGATCAGTCTGTTGACCATCTACGATATGTGCAAGGCGGTGGACCGGGGTATGGTGATTGCGGCGGTCAGATTGCTGGAAAAGAGCGGCGGCCAGTCCGGTCATTGGCAGTTAACGCAGTCAACGTAG
- a CDS encoding MoaD/ThiS family protein translates to MSIHVRYFASLKETVGQTDTTLELLAPLSARQIWQQLNPQLPIPETVLSAVNMQYVELDSLVQDGDELAFFPPVTGG, encoded by the coding sequence ATGTCGATACATGTACGTTATTTCGCCAGCCTGAAAGAAACCGTGGGTCAGACAGACACCACACTGGAGCTGCTTGCCCCACTGAGCGCCCGGCAAATCTGGCAACAATTAAATCCGCAACTGCCTATTCCGGAAACAGTGCTCAGCGCTGTGAATATGCAGTATGTGGAACTGGACAGCCTAGTGCAGGATGGCGACGAACTAGCCTTCTTCCCCCCGGTTACCGGCGGCTGA
- a CDS encoding molybdenum cofactor biosynthesis protein MoaE codes for MSIVLTEQVFDPWQAIAEHQARNRAISGKHGAVNVFVGTMRDFNQGDSVQAMYLEHYPGMTEQQLQAILNAAAQQWPLLDSLIIHRIGKVLPDETIVLTAAWAAHRGDAFDACRFIMEALKSRAPFWKKETLASGSERWVEHNSDGYLPKV; via the coding sequence ATGAGTATAGTCCTTACTGAACAGGTATTTGACCCCTGGCAGGCCATTGCCGAGCATCAGGCCAGAAACCGCGCCATCAGTGGCAAACATGGGGCAGTGAATGTGTTTGTCGGCACCATGCGCGATTTCAACCAGGGCGATAGCGTGCAGGCCATGTATCTGGAACATTACCCCGGCATGACCGAACAGCAGTTGCAGGCCATCCTCAACGCCGCCGCACAGCAATGGCCGCTGCTGGACAGCCTGATCATCCATCGCATTGGTAAAGTACTGCCCGACGAAACCATCGTATTAACCGCCGCCTGGGCCGCCCATCGCGGCGATGCTTTCGACGCCTGCCGCTTTATCATGGAAGCCCTGAAAAGCCGCGCCCCGTTCTGGAAAAAAGAAACCTTGGCATCGGGCAGTGAGCGCTGGGTAGAACATAATAGCGATGGCTATTTGCCCAAGGTGTAG
- a CDS encoding FkbM family methyltransferase, protein MDSEYGRFIVNRHCSFQAESLVKTGRPHIQSELDNILAVIKQLPDNCVIVDAGANIGLVSIPIAQAVLPRNGLVYAFEVQRMLFYALCGSAALNDLDNLIVKNLALGSTAGLLHAGKPDYSQAQDFGLFSLVNQAENQAEQIEVVTIDSLGLPRLDFLKIDVEGMEIDVLKGSRNTIQQHLPWCWIEYWKVDIADIKAQFAGLEYKFYLMDSLNMLCVPISKFDSSTLSIQIKAE, encoded by the coding sequence TTGGATTCCGAATACGGCCGATTTATCGTCAACCGGCACTGTTCATTCCAAGCGGAAAGTCTGGTAAAAACCGGCAGACCGCATATCCAGAGCGAACTCGACAACATACTGGCCGTGATCAAGCAATTGCCGGATAACTGTGTCATCGTCGATGCCGGTGCCAATATCGGCCTGGTTTCCATTCCCATTGCCCAGGCGGTATTGCCCCGCAATGGCTTGGTCTATGCATTTGAAGTACAGCGTATGCTGTTCTACGCCTTGTGCGGCAGTGCCGCGCTTAACGACCTTGACAACCTGATTGTGAAAAATCTGGCGCTGGGATCGACAGCAGGCCTATTGCATGCCGGCAAACCCGATTACAGCCAGGCGCAGGATTTTGGCCTGTTTAGTCTGGTTAACCAAGCGGAAAATCAGGCAGAGCAGATTGAGGTAGTGACGATTGATTCCCTTGGTTTGCCGCGCTTGGATTTTTTGAAAATTGATGTTGAGGGCATGGAAATTGATGTGCTAAAAGGCAGCCGCAACACCATTCAGCAACATTTGCCCTGGTGCTGGATCGAATACTGGAAGGTCGACATTGCAGACATCAAAGCCCAATTTGCCGGGCTTGAATATAAGTTCTATTTAATGGACAGTTTAAACATGCTGTGCGTACCAATCAGCAAATTCGACAGTTCGACTTTATCTATCCAGATAAAGGCTGAATAG
- a CDS encoding formylglycine-generating enzyme family protein gives MMTLQKQLSYFPPAWAVEWGEDRAYGLYAVLEVRGVRQLMRWIQPGEFLMGSPESEKQRGSDETQHQVTLTKGYWLADSVCTQALWQAVTGENPSEFKDDLNNPVEQVSWDDVQEFLKKLNGLLAEQNLQARLPTEAEWEYACRAGTLGPFSFGDNISPEQVNYDGDNPYAGGAKGLWRQKTVAVKSLPANAWGLYEMHGNVWEWCADWYGEYDLTVTTDPPGAAEGVTRVVRGGSWLNSGSYCRSAYRLSWQPDYRNLNSGFRLALNE, from the coding sequence ATGATGACTCTGCAAAAACAGCTCAGCTATTTTCCCCCTGCCTGGGCGGTAGAATGGGGTGAGGATAGAGCTTATGGTTTGTATGCGGTGCTGGAGGTGCGGGGTGTGAGGCAGTTAATGCGCTGGATTCAACCGGGTGAGTTTTTAATGGGTTCGCCGGAGTCGGAAAAACAACGTGGAAGTGATGAAACCCAACACCAGGTGACCCTGACTAAAGGCTATTGGCTGGCGGATAGCGTCTGTACCCAGGCGCTCTGGCAGGCGGTGACGGGTGAAAATCCAAGTGAATTTAAAGACGATCTGAATAATCCGGTGGAACAGGTGAGTTGGGATGATGTGCAGGAATTCCTTAAAAAATTGAACGGCCTACTTGCCGAACAAAACCTGCAAGCCCGGCTGCCCACAGAAGCGGAATGGGAATATGCCTGCCGGGCCGGAACGCTTGGCCCGTTTTCATTTGGCGATAATATCAGCCCGGAACAGGTAAATTATGATGGCGATAACCCCTATGCGGGTGGTGCAAAAGGATTGTGGCGGCAAAAAACCGTGGCGGTCAAATCCCTGCCAGCCAATGCCTGGGGCTTATATGAAATGCACGGCAATGTCTGGGAATGGTGCGCCGACTGGTATGGCGAATACGATTTGACGGTCACGACAGACCCGCCGGGTGCGGCGGAAGGCGTTACCCGCGTGGTGCGCGGCGGCTCGTGGCTCAACAGCGGCAGCTACTGCCGTTCAGCTTACCGTCTCAGCTGGCAGCCCGATTACCGCAACCTCAACTCTGGTTTCCGTCTTGCCCTAAATGAATAA
- a CDS encoding formylglycine-generating enzyme family protein has translation MCKTYIATRQTPLGVQGWADLLKALHLANNDTRLEASFAEQLGFEKLPEQEDRPDDDFIPIGAKLEPKPQQPEPATDQSSIFHPYYLHSLQTVVSSAEWLAAAPDNSAELGGLTQQDQGPWRAKHTPPPHTPIVPWTRLWPKLRQLVAVTHAAGLDMPLLIKHIAQGEALRVLPRRRRSAWPAPLIVVLDFSDRLTPYWQDWQQLRRHLQQVLHGNVRFFRLNGLPTQSLQVIQHGIPQPGFSPWPKLSAGDSLLLVSDLGMVDAAHPWPRQCWQNRLSDWQRQGVVVSVLAPVAARHLQAELLGLAKTVRLSPDSSLRALPRLLPSTQPQVTAVPKDRDSLLSMMAVASRVEPGLLRELRRCLPQYGQDAGLEGEVWCFPQLDTAASACALSPWAVQEWREKFAKLPEALQARTLTCLRAYHAGLPQAICHEETLVWHYLANKSLTSNKDIESETQQAREFFLRLKNTLQVAEPTDSAGTWALQVQLAGHHLEWVGPTLKNDQQYKPYLATIAAAIMQAKAVDVPQKLPGQIDPVTWLQGLPVQPAQTFCLRQNSALHLELIQAQNLLSVSKYTSRLADIDLDRQAVLLAWRQSDQTQDYFSWFNEDFAGSDNIKLNQLLSKVPAITDGFELHTGRHRLSFQRFQPPKWASGWGQDQFGLYADLKLNQVSQRLRWIAPGTFMMGSPESEVEREIHEIQHEVTLTKGYWLADTACTQAMWREVMGDNPSVFKEFASLPVESVSWDDVEAFLQKLDGVFAEQNLQARLPTDAEWEYACRAGTSTPFAFGENINSNQVNYDGNYPYVNGEKSLYRGHTVPVKTFPANAWGLYEMHGNVWEWCDDWYGEYDLTVTTDPPGASEGVVRVMRGGSWRDDGRLCRSACRLSWQPDYRYLSTGFRLALNE, from the coding sequence ATGTGCAAAACTTATATCGCTACAAGGCAGACACCACTGGGCGTTCAGGGCTGGGCGGATTTATTGAAGGCACTGCATTTAGCGAATAACGATACCCGGTTGGAAGCATCATTTGCCGAACAATTAGGGTTTGAAAAACTGCCGGAGCAGGAAGACAGGCCGGACGATGACTTTATTCCCATAGGCGCAAAGCTGGAACCAAAGCCGCAGCAGCCAGAGCCGGCCACAGATCAATCCAGCATTTTTCACCCCTATTATTTACATTCCTTGCAAACCGTAGTGTCCAGCGCGGAATGGCTGGCAGCAGCACCGGATAACAGTGCAGAATTGGGCGGTTTAACCCAGCAAGATCAAGGGCCCTGGCGAGCCAAGCATACCCCCCCCCCGCATACGCCCATAGTGCCATGGACCCGGTTATGGCCAAAACTTCGGCAACTGGTGGCTGTTACTCATGCCGCCGGACTGGATATGCCTTTGTTGATCAAACACATTGCTCAGGGGGAGGCGCTGCGGGTATTGCCGCGCCGCAGGCGTAGCGCCTGGCCTGCGCCCTTAATCGTGGTGCTGGATTTTTCAGATCGGTTAACGCCCTATTGGCAAGACTGGCAGCAATTACGCAGACACTTGCAGCAGGTATTACACGGCAATGTGCGGTTTTTCCGATTAAACGGGCTGCCAACCCAGTCATTACAAGTCATACAGCATGGTATCCCGCAGCCCGGCTTCAGCCCCTGGCCGAAGTTGTCGGCAGGGGACAGCCTGTTGCTGGTGTCTGATTTAGGCATGGTGGATGCCGCACACCCTTGGCCCCGCCAATGCTGGCAGAACAGATTAAGTGACTGGCAGCGGCAGGGTGTAGTGGTCAGCGTTCTGGCTCCGGTGGCAGCGCGGCATTTACAGGCTGAATTGTTGGGTTTGGCTAAAACCGTGCGTTTAAGCCCGGACAGTAGTTTAAGAGCGCTACCACGCCTGTTGCCATCAACCCAGCCGCAAGTGACGGCGGTACCGAAAGATCGCGATAGTTTGTTAAGCATGATGGCTGTGGCCAGCCGGGTGGAGCCGGGCTTGTTACGCGAATTGCGCCGCTGTTTACCACAATATGGCCAGGATGCCGGGCTGGAAGGCGAAGTCTGGTGTTTTCCGCAATTGGATACTGCCGCCAGCGCCTGCGCGCTCAGCCCCTGGGCGGTGCAGGAATGGCGGGAAAAATTTGCAAAATTGCCGGAGGCTTTGCAAGCCAGAACCTTGACGTGTTTGCGCGCTTATCATGCCGGTCTGCCCCAGGCTATTTGCCACGAAGAAACCTTGGTTTGGCATTATTTAGCCAACAAGTCTTTGACTTCAAACAAAGATATTGAAAGTGAAACCCAGCAGGCACGGGAGTTCTTCTTACGCTTGAAAAACACTTTGCAGGTGGCTGAACCGACTGATTCAGCTGGAACGTGGGCTTTGCAGGTTCAACTGGCTGGTCACCATCTGGAGTGGGTGGGGCCGACCTTAAAAAACGACCAACAATATAAGCCATATCTGGCAACTATAGCGGCGGCCATCATGCAGGCAAAGGCGGTGGATGTGCCGCAAAAATTGCCGGGACAGATTGATCCGGTTACATGGTTGCAGGGTTTGCCGGTACAACCAGCCCAAACATTTTGTTTACGCCAAAACAGCGCTTTGCATCTAGAACTCATTCAAGCTCAAAACTTATTATCCGTGTCTAAGTATACCAGCCGACTAGCGGATATTGACTTAGACCGGCAGGCGGTATTATTAGCTTGGCGGCAATCAGACCAAACTCAGGATTACTTTAGCTGGTTTAATGAGGATTTTGCCGGTAGTGACAACATTAAACTAAACCAGTTGTTATCCAAAGTACCGGCCATCACTGATGGGTTTGAACTGCATACAGGTCGGCACAGGCTTTCTTTTCAGCGGTTTCAGCCGCCGAAATGGGCCAGCGGCTGGGGGCAGGATCAATTTGGCCTCTACGCCGATCTGAAATTAAACCAGGTTAGCCAACGCCTGCGCTGGATAGCGCCGGGTACGTTTATGATGGGTTCGCCGGAGTCGGAAGTGGAGCGAGAAATTCATGAAATCCAGCACGAAGTGACCCTTACTAAAGGCTATTGGCTGGCGGATACCGCCTGTACTCAAGCAATGTGGCGGGAGGTGATGGGGGATAATCCCAGTGTTTTCAAGGAATTTGCCAGCCTGCCCGTGGAAAGCGTGAGTTGGGATGATGTAGAAGCATTTCTGCAAAAACTTGACGGCGTGTTTGCCGAACAAAACCTGCAAGCTCGGCTACCCACAGATGCGGAATGGGAATACGCCTGCCGGGCCGGAACCAGCACACCGTTTGCCTTTGGTGAAAATATTAACTCCAATCAGGTCAATTATGACGGAAATTATCCTTATGTAAATGGTGAAAAAAGTTTATACCGAGGACATACTGTACCGGTTAAAACTTTCCCGGCCAATGCCTGGGGCTTATATGAAATGCACGGTAATGTCTGGGAATGGTGCGACGACTGGTATGGCGAATACGATCTTACAGTCACGACAGACCCGCCCGGTGCATCGGAAGGCGTTGTCCGCGTTATGCGCGGCGGCTCGTGGCGTGACGACGGCAGGCTCTGCCGTTCGGCTTGCCGTCTCAGCTGGCAGCCCGATTACCGTTACCTCAGCACTGGTTTCCGCCTAGCTCTAAACGAATAA